In Methanomicrobiales archaeon, the following are encoded in one genomic region:
- a CDS encoding tubulin/FtsZ family protein, translating to MRVFFIGFGQAGGKIVDMFLEQDSKLPKQSFRGIAVNTARTDLMGLKQIPLKDRILIGQTVVKGHGVGTDNVAGAKITADEIDSIISAVDTRGTHDIDAFVIVAGLGGGTGSGGTPVLARHLKRIYREPVYALGILPAPEEGRLYSYNAARSLSTIINEVDNTFIFDNSAWKNEGESVKTSYQRINDEIVRRFSILFRAGEMTKEGVGEMVVDSSEIINTLRGGGISTVGYAITEVSNSSRKKGLLGGLASLGLSRNRKGGSEEVLLGEDKAAKVIALVRRAMLGRLTLPCDYSSAERALVLMAGPPDEFDRKGVEKAKSWVEENIAGVEVRGGDYPVESNYIAAVVLLATIRNAPRIAELIENAKETREDVIKQKEREPPALFDEGIEPLFE from the coding sequence ATGAGGGTATTTTTCATTGGTTTCGGTCAGGCCGGCGGAAAAATTGTCGATATGTTCCTGGAGCAGGACAGTAAACTCCCCAAACAGAGTTTCCGGGGCATCGCTGTCAATACCGCCCGCACGGATCTGATGGGGTTGAAGCAGATCCCCCTCAAGGATCGCATTCTCATCGGCCAGACCGTGGTGAAGGGCCACGGAGTCGGGACGGATAACGTCGCAGGTGCGAAGATCACGGCGGACGAGATCGACAGCATCATCAGCGCGGTTGACACGCGGGGAACGCACGATATCGACGCCTTCGTGATCGTCGCCGGGCTCGGCGGCGGAACGGGCTCCGGGGGCACCCCGGTGCTCGCCCGCCACCTGAAGCGGATCTACCGCGAACCCGTGTACGCGCTCGGAATCCTGCCCGCTCCCGAGGAGGGGCGGCTGTACTCCTACAACGCCGCCCGGAGCCTCTCGACCATCATCAACGAAGTGGACAACACCTTCATCTTCGACAACAGCGCCTGGAAGAATGAAGGGGAGAGCGTCAAGACCTCCTACCAGCGCATCAACGACGAGATCGTGCGCAGGTTCTCCATACTCTTCCGTGCCGGCGAGATGACGAAGGAAGGGGTGGGGGAGATGGTCGTGGACAGCAGCGAGATCATCAACACCCTCCGGGGAGGGGGGATCAGCACCGTCGGGTATGCCATCACCGAGGTCTCGAACTCCAGCAGGAAGAAGGGTCTCCTGGGAGGGCTCGCCTCTCTCGGACTGTCCCGGAACAGGAAAGGGGGATCCGAGGAGGTGCTGCTCGGGGAGGACAAGGCCGCGAAGGTGATCGCCCTGGTCCGCCGGGCGATGCTCGGGCGGCTCACGCTCCCCTGCGACTACTCCTCGGCCGAGCGGGCGCTGGTGCTGATGGCGGGACCCCCCGACGAGTTCGACCGCAAGGGCGTCGAGAAGGCCAAGAGCTGGGTCGAGGAGAACATCGCCGGCGTGGAGGTGCGGGGCGGGGATTACCCGGTGGAGAGCAACTACATCGCCGCGGTCGTCCTGCTCGCCACCATCCGCAACGCCCCCCGGATCGCCGAGCTGATCGAGAACGCAAAGGAGACCCGGGAAGACGTGATCAAGCAGAAAGAGCGGGAGCCGCCCGCCCTCTTCGACGAAGGAATCGAACCGCTATTCGAGTGA